The nucleotide sequence TTAATGACTtcagaaaacaaacattgttAATATGAGCCGAAAGAAAGCTAATGTTGAGAGGGACACTGTGTTGAATTTTCCAGAAAAGTTGGGGTCTTTTGacataaaaaatgttaaaagatCCCGacatttaaaaagggaaatcaGATTTTGATCACCGCTGTAAATGTGACGGATTTCAGTTATTAGATGCAAATTTTTAGTTGTGAAGCACTCTGTGTCAATAGTATTAATATCAATAATAGCAATATCGTATCCATTGTTTGTTTCGGGTGTCTTCTAGATAACATCGTAAACAGAGCCAATGATCTTAATTAAttcattattgtgtttttctattatttttcaAGTATAAAGGTGCATCGATATTACCGGACATACATAAAGTTTCAACAACATCTGTTCGCCTGCAAACCTTTCTCGAAGGATTTTACTGAAGCCATAAAACGAATCGACATTTTGAGGTAAGTGCAGAGAGATGGTACTCAGTTAAAACCGAAAGTTTGTTACTGAACTACTGAAGGGAGACAACATGTAATCTGTTTCTACTCCGTTgattgaataaaattaaactcATGCGGCATGACCTTTTCGATaagtttaaagttaattttttctacTATCGACACAGCAAAATATATCTAGTGCGCCATGCACACTGTACCTCAGATTCTCATTTCAATTTCGGCTAATTTTCAATATTAGTTACTTAATCAGTCACCGAGATATTCGATCCCGGAGAACGATGCTCCCTTTCTCAATAAGCATTACCTAATCGCTTTCGCGTCAAAAGAAGAGACAACTTTAAGGCGCTTGTTAAGATCTTGATCGTAACCTAAGGTCGAGTCGAGTTTACACCATAGTACGATCACATACCTATTCActattttttgcctttttttcttagTAGACTCCGCCTGCTACTAACTAAATTTTAAATGCCTCGGTATAATTATGGAATGAAGATATCCATCTCATTTGTACGTTTCTAAGGTTCACCATGAGTGTTCTTCGCTATCTACATGCGATGTTGTTGATATCTCAGCTCACTCACACCAAAGAGGCGCAGCCAACAGTAAGTTGTCGAAACTTCAAGTTTGTTATCGATGAGGATGTCGTCTATAATCACATTCTTGAGGGTCAAGTCTTTCAAAGATTGACAGTCCACAGCGCCACCCAGTGTCACATGAAGTGCAAAGATGACTGCCTGTGTGTATCCATGAATTATTTCCCTCTgtccaaagaaaataactgcGAGCTCAACGATGCTAACAAAGACATGGAGCCAGCGGCGATGAAATGGAGTGAAAgaggaaattattatgatttgaTGAGAAGCTACACGGTGAAGGTGGGAGATAGAATCGTTTGTTGTTGATAGAATTGTCTTAGTTTTTCTTCTCACTTACATTTTTATCACAACATAGCACGCGTGCAAGGCCTACCTATATCCTAAGGGAGGTACCGTAATAAAAATCCTTGTTATctacctagactttcactcaacaaacgAGGACTGTAATTGGTTAATTCTTAGTCACATGCCCCTgataaaattcaaatgtatcccgaccgggatacaattgcgcagttgttgcccgcgcgccgaatacaacagcatgtttttgccaAATGATTGTCTGATGGAAAGTCTAATTATATAACAAAATACTTAATGTATATTTAGTGCTCGTCATTGCATCCATAACTTGAAGTGTGAAGTTTCACTTCGGCTAAAAATCCCGTCTAGTTTAGCCTCGAGAATTCAAAACTATCACTGAAGATTGTTTTTCCGTTCTATCCCGATTGAGATAGATCTTTGGAgctcaaaaggaaaacaaaatatgcGGAATAAGACTCGTTTCGAAAAAAACAATGAGCAAGTAGCTCTTCGAGCGACGTAATTAGTTTCAGAGTtgtcaatattttatttacaaacgcGATGAGAATTATGGCTGGAAACAGAACTGAGTTTTCTGACTTCAACTGAGACTTTGCGACGCTGGGGACTCTTCTTTAGAGCGGAAAATATTATTGTGAAGCATTGACATGTACCAAAGTTTTGTTCAATGGAATATTTTGTTTTAGAAATCGTACGATTTTCAGAGTTTTTAGTTCAAAGCTAAGCAATTTTCGGGTAGTAAATTTTAGTAAACAGCGGCATCTCAAGCAGCGTAAATCTACCACACGTATCTCGTAAATGCGAGAAATTTAAAGGCTTTTAATTCGTGTTTTGAACGGTTGATATCAGTTGTAAGTGTTGATATATCCTAAAAGTATTGTTAAATAgcagattttaattttaaaaccgtacaatttcagaattttcaaaatctctAACAGAAACATGCGCAAATTTCTGGCGTTGAATTCTAGTAAACAACGATTGAAGCATGTTGAATGCAAGAAATTCGTTCGTTTCTGCTTTTGAGcagaaaatttacaattctttgaataaagatttggtctcaaaatatttcttggtcatttttaccttgtcatttattcatagtttttgGGTAGAAAACGATTACAAAGTTAATCAGACAAAGTCGTAATGAACTCTTTTTTTTCGAGCACAACTTGCATGCTATGTTATAACGAAATTTGTTCACGCTTTAACTATACCTCGAGTTTTGGATGCACTTGGgagtttgaagagcactcaaGCAACCcttacgcttctctcgtgctcttaAAACTTAgttcccgcgtgcatccataattTGATATACGCAAGCTAAGACCAATTCTTTTTTGTACGTCCCCCCTCCCATATATTTATTTCCGAATATCTGCACCACTTGACTTTACCTTAAGCAAGGAATAGTTTGAGGGAAAAAAGGTTCATTTTTAATTAGGGTGGAGGAAGCTACATTCCAGGGATACATCGCTGCGTTAATAGATGCTGCAACCAGAATCCCTGCCTCAACGGGGGGGTATGTCAGGAGATTTGTGACAATCGCAGCCCCAGGTTTAACTGCACCTGTTCTTACAAATACACCGGTAAGCGTTGTGGTCACACTACACATCCAAGAAACTGCAAAGACATCGCTGACAACGGAGCCTCACAATCAggaaaatacaatatttttgatTCAGCCAATAAACCgttttctgtttactgtgaCTTGCAGTCAGAACCTGGCTTTGTATGGGCATTGATACAGTCGTTCTCCTTCGCCAATAAGGCCACATATAAGGATAAGGGGTTTGGCACGGATTTTCCTGTGaatgacaataacaatgaaCCGGAATGGAACTCTTACCGCCTTTCCTTATCACATATGCagtctctctcaaatcactccACACATCTGAGAGTAACATGCAACTTACCTGCAGATGGCCTGCAGTATACGGACTACGCACGCGCAGTTATGGCAGGTCATGACATATTCGGTGACTGGGGTGGAGATTGCCTACTGTTTGAGTATATTAACATCCGTGGAATTAACTGTTCTGGTTGCACCGCCTACACGAGAATGGATCTTAATGGTGCTTGGTTCGTGAACAGTTTCAAAAGCAAGGAAAACGGATGCGATTTTGATGGGTCACCAGGAGCAGTTGacaacgaaaataattttggacGGTATCGTTCCGGAGCAATAAATACGAATCACCGCTGCTCCTCTTCGGATCCTTCTACAACGCAATACTGGTTTGGGgttaaacatgaatagtttattCTAAGTTCCAATAATCTGCTAAAACTAGAATGAGTTCTGAGTAAtagataagtttttttttcttttctttaaggatTCTGTCTTTTATTGGTTGTGATTgctttttgatttgttttatttttatcaacatAGGCCTTTGGTTTCTCGGAAACCTTTTTTTTGAAATcgaagaaattgattttgagtCTCATTACAGCCGCTTCCTATAAGATGTTTGATTGTATGACGTTGATAGAACGATTTTTCAACGAGTATTGTCAAACCGAAACAATATAGACAGCTAATCAGAACAAAATATGATATCACAGGAACTATTAAGAAATCAAAGAGAAACAAGCAAACTGTTGTAATCTGAGATTGTCTTTAGCTATGCATTGCTTAGGTAGGAGATTAGCCCGAATTTAGAGGACGAGTCCACCATGTACCTCGTCGAAGGATTTGAAAAGAgttttaatcataaaaatgcTCTCTCTTTCTCGCCAACCGGCTTCAGTCAAAATTGTCATTTAAGAAAGCTCCCTCCCTAGACAAACGTACATGTCTAATACATCCAAACCGTTGCGTTGCGATTCGTCAACGGTCATTGACGAATCGTCACACTGGAAGTCGAATCGTGCCTCAACATACCCGAAGTCGAGGGGCGCACATGTAAGCAATGAGTGAAAATGAATGGCATGTTACGAGAACGTGACAACATGAACCTTCCACGTTCTTAAAGCGTGAGATGACAGGAAGTCTATCGTCAGAATATTATAAACTATACAGTGTAGCAAATGTTGACGATTCGACACGATTCGACTCAaatcgaacgactcgtcacagAAAATGACAATCCGTCATACCGGATGCAAATTACATCCAGTATGACGGGTCGTCATTTGTGGTGACGAGTCGTTCGAATCAAGTTGAATCGTGTCGATTTGACAACATCGACAACCCCCCTTCACAGACacttgcggaatattttctaagtctcTTACAAATTGACTTCCGGTATGCGTTTCCaagtgtcttgcaaatcgacATCCGGTATGACGGGTCGTTCGATTCGAGTCGATTCGACAACATCTTCAACCCCCTATCGCAGACacttgcggaatattttctaagtctcTTACAAATTGACTGCCGGTATGCGTTTCCATGTTTTAAGAGATGGTTTCTCAGAACTCCGGTATCACAACACCACTTAGCCGCGAATCGATTTCCGGTTTGACGATTCGCagcggtttgggtgtattggacaaccctccTCAGTTAATAAATGATTTAGAAATTTTTACTCTCCTATTGTGGGCCTGTTCGTTTTGCTTTTGTCAAAGCTTGAAGTTATAgaaagttattttattatttctttagtATTTTTTAGGAtgaatatatcttattagacgttttggtttgtagctgagtatttttatgagttgtgccgtattttaATGCACAAACAACTTCACGGACGATCTTTTCAAGGCCTAGCTGTGAGTGTTCGTGTGGGGTGAATGActacaggaagaaaaaaaacaacaactttacATCAACAATAATGCCTGGAGAAATAGTAAAATTGCTTCGGGTTATATTCTATTTCGATGTTATTATTACTTCCAGTTTTGATGACTAGTAGACTCTCCAAATGTGAAGTCTGACCTAAGTCTCTCATACTCTAGTTGACGCTTTTAAACTGTGAATGGATGGCGTGCGGTCTTGGATAATTCATATCATTCGGTTCCTGTTTTAAATAATGACAACTTTACATAATTTAAAGAAGTATCAATGATGACAAGTGTCCCATATTATCATCTTTGTTCTTTATTAGCACATCTTTTTGGAAAAGAGTCAGAGTTTGAGAACGACTTTGTGATATCTTACcattttttcatgcatttttctaaatttatgaGTGAAACTTTATACGTCGTTGGGCGATTGAAACTCTTAGTGAAATATCAATAGCAAACTGGGTTGATTAAAACAAGTTGGAAAAATAATAACCTAACCAGACCAATTATTCGTTCCAGTTTGAAAACATGGATAAGTTGAACGAGTAACGAACGTAAAACTTTCCATCTCTTATCAATTACAACGTGGcgctgataaaagaaaaatagcctTCGGTGCCCATTTCCACATGCAAGCTTAGAAGGTTCTGGGCGTTGACTCATCTTCCGAGCAGCAGTTGACTGATGCAATAATCACGCTAATGTAGAACTTAAATAACTGCGACAATCTTGATAAGTCAATTTAACCTTGACTGGAATATATTCGAAACACCTGATTGTAAACAAGTCTCACCTATCGGTGCTACTACGGCCCACAGGCTATCGATTTTCATTCACACCGCAGatatttgcttttgattttgtACACAGAATCGTCACAGTGACTTTCAAAACATGGATAAAAATTATTACGGACTGTAAAAATGTTTACTTAATactaaatacaaaaagaataaaaaataaaataaaaaaaggctaaaaaatacTATATGTGTATATTAAAATTCGCATCACACATGATAAAGCCATTAGGAAATAGCCGCGTTGTACATGATAAAACTATTCTTCAGTCTATTTGTTCTGCAAAAAAGTACGTTAAAAGCGCGCTTTCTCCTTAAGGTTACGGTAGTAAGATAACATGACGGCAAAAGGCCATGTAATTTGTGGCAGGTGTTGTCTTTGATCTCACTGAAAAGGCGCTCCGTCAGTAATTGGCGCCGTTGGTAGAGGGTGGCAATATTGCACTCTTTAAGAGCTTCTTGGTAGCTTAAGACTGGGAAAATTATTGCACGGCGCTGAATATTCTCTAGCTCTTCAGAGAGATACTCAGGTAGACCATTGTGGAAAACTTGGCAAGCATATTCAGACACGGGCCGGATACACGCAGGATATCCTTTTGCACGCTATCTAATAAAATGCTAATGAAACACGTTAAGAGCTTTCATTAATATTCTCCATCCTATTCTCCTACGGTAAATAATAAAATGCGACCCTCTTTAAATATTAAAGTGTGAATAACACATTCCAAATCATTCTTTGAGTTGATTTTGTAGAGTGCAGAGACTCATAAGTGCGGTTGCTGAAGGAGGATCTCTAACAATTGATGCTGGGTAGAGTTtctcttgttttggttttgtaacaCATAACGTTCTGAGATCTCCCTTATTTTCAAAACGCTACTTTTGTTATTAAGGACACAAAGGAAACTCTTGAAAGTTTTACGTTTCAAGTAACACTCCTCAAAGTTGATAGATGAACGTCAGTTTTTGATAAAGTTCATCGCAGTGGCTGTTTCACTGAGATTTGATATACTTCGATATTTAGCTTTGCATTTAAGTAACTGTAACTGATATACTTTTAATCAGCAATTACCCGATTCGTTTACGTTTTATATCAGTTCCATTTGCCGATATATCTCCCTCCATTGAAACCTGGGCAATGAAGAGAAATCAGCTTTACATTTGAGCTAACAATCAATTATTTGTAAACTGTGTTCAGCTTGGGCTAAACTGCAGGGTACGTCAGTTACGCCGGGCTCCTTCTGTAGAGCAAAAACTGTCGAGGAGCAATTTCGTTTGGGCTTGAATGTTTGCCCAATCTTCTTTTCGAAATTCCGCAAATAAGTGATTCTGTAGAGAAGAGCGACTTCACAGCGAGACGAACACACTCCTCACTTCTTCCAAAACGTTTACTGACTCAGAAGGTCTTAACATGGTGATGGCTCTTACGGCCAATGActaaaatttggcaatttttctctttccgttgcaattggaaaaaaatgttacgGTTAGTGCTTTAAGGAAAACAACTTccttgataatttaaaaaaatgcatcaaTGTATTTTCCACAAATGAGCAAATGTTCCATCTCAAGAAATTTTATGAATGGAGGTCGCTTTAAGGTAAGAGACCCAAACATCTACTCATTTCGTTTCAAATTACCCAATGCTTATCTGATGAAATAATCatgtatctttttttcttcacattaaTATAGTGCCATTGCTATGGGCTTCTTACAATATCTCCAAGTCATGCTGTTTGTATTAAATTACCTTCTCCACTGTGCCGCAAAAAGCAGTAAATTCTCAAATCTTCAAGTCTGCAATCGATGACGATGTCGTCCCTTACCACATTCTTGAGGGTCACGTGTTTCAATGATTGACAGCCCACAGCGCCACCCAGTGTCACGTGAAGTGCAGAGATGACTGCCTGTGTGTATCCATGGACTGTTTCCCTCACTCCATAGAAAATAATTGTGAGCTTAACGTCGCTGACGAAGACATGGATCCAGCGGCAATGAAATGGAGGTAGGGatgaaattattatgatttggtGAGAAGCTACACGGTGAAGGTGAGATAACATTGTTCATTTAAttccttattcatttatttatgaaCTTTCGTAAATGAAGTAAGTATCCCAAGCTGTTCAAGTGTTCCAGTGCTCCTTCAAAACAGTTTCTAAAAAAGTTCTGTGAGCAACCTGTTATATTCCTGTAGGGTGGAGATAAATTCAGCGCGAAAGAGGATTGCTATGTTAATAGATGCTGCCTCTCTAATCCTTGTCTCAATGGAGGGGTTTATCAGGAGATTCTTTTTCCACTCCACTTATGaacataaatatttaattttctcagacCAGACAATAAAGTTGGTTTGGTTACCATTAACTTCCCCTGAAGACACCACGTTCCATTTGATTTCAAGAGATAGTCTTCTTGATCATATTTGCGTGTTATTAATATTAACGGATGCTAGAgataaatatgtaaatttttcattacgAGGCATGTGCTACCCATACATGTTTCAAAAGCTgaaatgaaaagtgataataGCTTATGAAGTTCGGATGAAGTTCTAGGTTTTGGCAAATCCACGACATTTCCATTTATccgtaaaaatttaaaaattgagaggaaaagttttgataaataaCAAGAGAACATTATGGGATAGAGAAGGAGGCTCCTTGTCCAGGCAGTGGGAAATGTCAAATTCACTTACAATACAATGAATAGACAGTCTCTCGAACGGAAGTATTATTCCCAAGACGAATACTGCATGGAATGGCTACCTATTAATGAatatattttctcttatttaatTTAGGGTGCATTTGCCTTGTATCGATTAAAAGTTATTTACTGCATCATGATTATACCTCAGAAGGCAAAAAGTAGACGCTAAAAACCAGAGAAAAAGAATGAGGCCGACCAACAgcaaaatttgaacaattatTAGCAAGCATTTCTTCGAAAAGGTTTTTAGCCTTGTTTTTCCCCGGTGAGCCTTTCAAAACCTCATTTTCACCTGTGTGTCTCTAGGCAATTGCTGCATGAATCTTggttatttgaaaatttacctCAATGTCTTTTAAGTTACGAGGCgcagtttgttttgatttctgtgGGAACACGGCAGCTGGCATTTCAATAATATAGGCACAACAGTACAGTCTGCATTTGAAGAACTTCAAATgccataaaaacaaaaacccatACAAGATGAACATATTTTCATAATATTACGAATATCTAGCTTTGCATTTATGTAAACTTTTGCTTGGTCTTTGTAAAGGTGGCTTGCATAGGGATATTTCTTCGAAGAACACCATGTTTTGTACAGTTACCTTGATTTGTTTAGTCTGGACCAAAGTTTATTAATAACACATTTAGTTATTCGAATAGTATCCTGAAGTGACCTACTCTATAAAAAACAGTATCTATTTTATCattaaaaccaaataaaacagGCTATAGTAAATTCTAGGCTTTTAATTTCCA is from Pocillopora verrucosa isolate sample1 chromosome 7, ASM3666991v2, whole genome shotgun sequence and encodes:
- the LOC136282449 gene encoding uncharacterized protein; translation: MSVLRYLHAMLLISQLTHTKEAQPTVSCRNFKFVIDEDVVYNHILEGQVFQRLTVHSATQCHMKCKDDCLCVSMNYFPLSKENNCELNDANKDMEPAAMKWSERGNYYDLMRSYTVKGGGSYIPGIHRCVNRCCNQNPCLNGGVCQEICDNRSPRFNCTCSYKYTGKRCGHTTHPRNCKDIADNGASQSGKYNIFDSANKPFSVYCDLQSEPGFVWALIQSFSFANKATYKDKGFGTDFPVNDNNNEPEWNSYRLSLSHMQSLSNHSTHLRVTCNLPADGLQYTDYARAVMAGHDIFGDWGGDCLLFEYINIRGINCSGCTAYTRMDLNGAWFVNSFKSKENGCDFDGSPGAVDNENNFGRYRSGAINTNHRCSSSDPSTTQYWFGVKHE